In one Gemella haemolysans ATCC 10379 genomic region, the following are encoded:
- the glpK gene encoding glycerol kinase GlpK: MKKYVMAIDQGTTSSRAIIFNKKAEIITSSQKEFPQIFPQSGWVEHDANTIWNSVQSVIAEAFIESGIKPNQIDSIGITNQRETTVIWDKKTGLPIYNAIVWQSRQSADIANKLVNDGYKDMIHQKTGLVVDAYFSATKIRWILDNVPGAQQRAENGELLFGTIDTWLIWKLTGGKTHVTDYTNAARTMLFNIKDLTWDKEILEILNIPKSLLPDVKSNSEVYGKTIDYHFYGGEVTISGLAGDQQAALFGQLAFDKGMIKNTYGTGSFIIMNTGETMELSKNNLLTTISFGINGKVYYALEGSIFIAGSAVQWLRDGLRLIKKSSETQVLAYNSKNNNEVYLVPAFTGLGAPYWNPDARGTIFGLTRATTKEDLVKATLQSIAYQVRDIIDTMKIDAKVEIPLLKVDGGAANNDYLLEFQANILGVKVARAENLETTALGAAFLAGLATGYWESLDELKNLNTAGKLFVPTMEKEEREKLYKGWKRAVKATQIFAEE, translated from the coding sequence ATGAAAAAATATGTAATGGCAATAGATCAAGGCACTACTAGTTCTAGAGCTATAATATTCAATAAAAAAGCAGAAATAATAACAAGTAGCCAAAAAGAATTCCCTCAGATTTTCCCTCAATCAGGTTGGGTTGAACATGATGCTAATACAATTTGGAATTCAGTACAATCGGTTATTGCAGAAGCATTTATCGAAAGTGGTATAAAACCAAATCAAATAGATAGCATTGGAATTACAAACCAACGCGAAACTACTGTCATTTGGGACAAAAAGACTGGACTACCTATTTATAATGCAATAGTTTGGCAAAGTAGACAAAGTGCTGATATAGCTAATAAATTAGTAAACGATGGTTATAAAGATATGATTCATCAGAAAACTGGTTTAGTCGTCGATGCCTATTTCTCTGCGACTAAAATACGTTGGATATTAGATAATGTACCTGGTGCACAACAACGTGCCGAAAATGGAGAATTACTATTTGGAACTATCGATACATGGCTAATTTGGAAACTTACAGGTGGAAAAACTCACGTTACAGACTACACAAATGCAGCTAGAACAATGCTATTTAATATTAAAGACTTAACTTGGGATAAAGAAATTTTAGAAATTCTAAATATACCAAAATCCTTATTACCAGACGTTAAATCCAACTCAGAAGTATACGGAAAAACTATAGATTATCATTTCTACGGGGGCGAAGTTACAATAAGCGGACTAGCAGGTGACCAACAAGCAGCACTTTTCGGGCAACTTGCCTTCGATAAAGGAATGATAAAAAACACATACGGCACAGGTTCGTTCATCATAATGAATACAGGTGAAACTATGGAACTTTCAAAAAATAATCTATTAACTACTATAAGTTTTGGAATTAATGGAAAAGTTTATTATGCTCTAGAGGGTTCAATCTTCATCGCCGGCAGTGCAGTTCAATGGTTAAGAGATGGATTACGTCTAATTAAAAAGTCATCTGAAACACAAGTGTTAGCTTACAACTCTAAAAATAATAACGAAGTATATCTAGTACCTGCCTTTACAGGATTAGGTGCTCCATATTGGAATCCAGATGCTCGTGGAACTATCTTCGGCTTAACACGTGCTACTACTAAAGAAGATCTAGTGAAGGCTACATTGCAGTCAATTGCCTACCAAGTACGTGATATAATCGATACTATGAAAATCGATGCTAAGGTAGAAATCCCCCTTCTTAAAGTTGATGGAGGTGCTGCAAACAATGATTATCTATTAGAATTCCAAGCTAACATCCTAGGTGTTAAAGTTGCACGAGCTGAAAACTTAGAAACTACGGCTTTGGGGGCGGCATTCCTAGCAGGACTAGCCACTGGATATTGGGAAAGCTTAGATGAGCTTAAGAATCTAAACACTGCAGGAAAACTATTTGTTCCTACGATGGAAAAAGAAGAACGCGAAAAACTTTACAAAGGTTGGAAACGTGCAGTAAAAGCTACACAGATTTTTGCGGAAGAATAG
- a CDS encoding Eco57I restriction-modification methylase domain-containing protein has translation MNRIRKKYNRIFKESFIEYKLESFEISKEELSEKKAKIQDFINFIKSGKIKDYNEEQLQARFATEVFEKTLGYKNSFNETWEYELERKTDMDGQKPDIVLGEFNSNESKVMAVVELKDFKYYDLDKKQNRVGDKRTPVEQGFGYAPKFGGNCRWVLISNFNEIRLYDKNDENQYERFYIEDLEDDFELKRFLYLLSKENILDRKLENLINLKIKEEEKIEREFYTRYKTIRSKIVSQVIEDNRTYNADVLIEKSQKLLDRFLFIAFCEDKNIIPANSYKTMVLSSNENVTKHELFTMLCRNIDKGNKQKGINKFNGGLFKYDEILDDLVLDDIIFTELITLADYDFNTDVDENILGRIFEQSISDLEELKNDALGIETDKKKGKRKKDGVFYTPSRITRGIVEKSIGEYLNDKKLELGFEKLPELTDESIETQRGLSAKAEKHLTFWREYRSKVLNIKVIDPACGSGAFLIAAYDYLKKELDEINDRIADLKGRTQELFDGDEMYDASLENEYLIKCLYGVDLNPESVEISKLSLWLRTLTNDKPLTNLDDNIKSGNSITEFDFQEEFLEVFVKGGFDVVIGNPPYVKQERLKDVKHVLEEKYLTFMGTADLYCYFYELGINILRSGGILGYITSNKWLRAKYGTNVRQLLNKYFIIEIEDHGSMKQFSDAEVNTNIIITKKVNRQNTQVRIVLTEEDNKIFETSQSNFSKDGYLFLDNRLLKVKEKIDTIGKPLGDWNIEINYGIKTGLNDAFIIDKEKYDELVKKDRKNKEILVPLLRGRDINRYSKNYADLYLINVHNGYKIGIEKISEINIDDYIFVKEHLNSFEPKLSKRSDKGKTPYNLRNCAYLNDFKNQKIIYGETVTGASFFLDNDGFIIDKTAFMLLGESIKYILALLNSRFIEFAYKTFYAGIILSSSGFQYNKEYLKKLPIIVPTQEQEEYLTNLADKMLESKEKLFKLNKLLELAINDKNYEMQLELREKIEDLNEEILDTDYAIDSYVYDIYGITVEERALIEG, from the coding sequence ATGAATAGAATAAGAAAAAAGTATAATAGAATATTTAAGGAAAGTTTTATTGAGTACAAATTAGAGAGTTTTGAAATTAGTAAAGAGGAACTGTCGGAGAAAAAAGCGAAGATACAAGATTTTATTAATTTCATTAAATCGGGAAAAATAAAAGATTACAATGAAGAACAATTACAAGCTAGATTTGCTACTGAGGTTTTTGAGAAAACTCTAGGATATAAAAACAGCTTTAATGAAACTTGGGAATATGAATTAGAAAGAAAAACCGATATGGATGGACAAAAACCTGATATAGTGTTAGGAGAATTCAATTCTAATGAATCAAAAGTTATGGCTGTAGTTGAGTTAAAAGATTTTAAATATTATGATTTAGATAAAAAACAAAACCGCGTAGGTGATAAGAGAACACCCGTAGAACAAGGATTTGGATATGCTCCTAAATTTGGAGGGAATTGTCGTTGGGTTTTAATAAGTAATTTCAATGAGATTCGTTTATATGATAAGAATGATGAAAATCAATACGAGAGATTTTATATTGAAGATCTCGAAGATGATTTTGAGTTAAAAAGGTTCTTGTATTTATTATCAAAAGAAAATATTCTTGATAGAAAACTAGAAAACTTAATAAATTTAAAAATTAAAGAAGAAGAAAAAATTGAGCGTGAATTTTATACTAGGTATAAGACGATACGAAGTAAAATAGTTTCACAGGTCATAGAAGATAATAGAACATATAATGCTGATGTTCTTATTGAAAAATCACAGAAACTTTTAGATAGATTTTTATTCATAGCCTTTTGTGAAGATAAAAACATAATACCAGCGAATAGTTATAAAACTATGGTGCTTAGTTCTAATGAGAATGTAACAAAACATGAATTATTTACTATGTTGTGTAGGAATATTGATAAAGGGAATAAGCAAAAAGGAATTAATAAATTCAACGGTGGATTGTTCAAATATGATGAGATATTAGATGATTTAGTGTTAGACGATATCATATTCACAGAATTAATAACACTTGCAGACTATGATTTTAATACTGATGTCGATGAGAATATTCTTGGACGTATCTTTGAACAGAGTATTAGTGATTTAGAAGAGTTAAAAAATGATGCTTTAGGTATCGAGACTGATAAGAAAAAAGGTAAGAGAAAGAAAGACGGTGTGTTCTATACACCTAGTCGTATAACTAGAGGAATAGTTGAAAAATCTATCGGAGAATATCTTAATGATAAAAAGTTAGAATTAGGTTTTGAAAAATTACCAGAGTTAACTGATGAAAGTATTGAAACACAACGAGGTTTAAGTGCTAAAGCTGAAAAACACCTGACTTTTTGGCGTGAATATCGTAGTAAAGTATTGAATATTAAAGTTATAGATCCTGCATGTGGATCTGGAGCATTTTTAATTGCAGCATATGATTACTTGAAAAAAGAACTTGATGAAATTAATGATCGTATAGCCGATCTTAAAGGGCGTACGCAAGAACTTTTCGATGGTGATGAGATGTATGATGCCAGTCTTGAGAATGAATATTTAATCAAATGTTTATATGGTGTTGATTTAAATCCAGAGAGTGTCGAGATAAGCAAATTGTCACTATGGCTTAGAACATTAACTAATGATAAACCTTTAACAAATCTAGATGATAATATTAAGAGTGGGAACTCTATTACAGAATTTGATTTTCAAGAAGAGTTTTTGGAAGTCTTCGTAAAAGGTGGTTTCGATGTAGTCATCGGGAATCCACCGTATGTAAAACAAGAACGATTAAAAGATGTAAAACATGTATTAGAAGAAAAGTATTTAACTTTCATGGGAACTGCAGACTTGTATTGTTATTTTTATGAGTTAGGAATCAATATTCTAAGAAGTGGTGGAATTTTAGGTTATATTACTTCTAATAAATGGCTTCGAGCGAAGTATGGCACTAATGTACGGCAATTATTAAATAAGTATTTTATAATTGAAATTGAAGACCATGGAAGTATGAAACAATTTTCTGATGCGGAGGTTAACACTAATATAATAATAACCAAAAAAGTAAATCGTCAAAATACCCAAGTTAGAATAGTCTTAACTGAAGAAGATAATAAAATATTTGAAACTAGTCAAAGTAATTTTAGTAAAGATGGATATCTCTTCTTGGATAATAGGCTATTAAAAGTAAAAGAAAAAATAGATACTATTGGTAAACCACTTGGAGATTGGAATATAGAAATCAATTATGGAATAAAAACTGGTTTAAATGATGCATTTATAATCGATAAAGAAAAATATGATGAACTAGTAAAAAAAGATCGTAAAAATAAAGAAATATTAGTACCTTTACTAAGAGGTCGTGACATAAATAGATATAGTAAAAATTATGCAGATTTATACTTAATTAATGTTCATAATGGCTATAAAATTGGTATAGAAAAAATATCAGAGATAAATATAGATGATTATATTTTTGTAAAAGAGCATTTAAATTCATTTGAACCAAAATTAAGTAAAAGAAGTGATAAAGGGAAAACACCATATAATTTAAGAAATTGTGCATATTTAAATGATTTTAAAAATCAAAAAATTATTTATGGTGAAACAGTAACTGGCGCTAGTTTTTTTCTCGATAATGATGGTTTTATTATAGATAAGACAGCATTTATGTTGTTAGGAGAAAGTATAAAGTATATTTTAGCACTATTAAATTCAAGATTTATTGAGTTCGCATACAAAACATTTTATGCTGGAATAATTTTAAGTAGCTCAGGATTTCAATATAATAAAGAGTACTTGAAAAAACTCCCTATCATAGTCCCAACCCAAGAACAAGAAGAATACCTTACTAATCTAGCTGATAAAATGTTAGAGAGTAAGGAAAAATTATTTAAGCTAAATAAATTGTTAGAATTAGCAATTAATGATAAAAATTATGAAATGCAATTAGAATTAAGAGAAAAGATAGAAGATTTAAACGAAGAAATTCTAGATACAGATTATGCTATTGATAGTTATGTCTACGATATCTATGGTATAACTGTAGAAGAACGAGCGTTGATAGAAGGATAA
- the yaaA gene encoding peroxide stress protein YaaA translates to MKILIPTAKELNKKAIPHKKISLSDKSTEIVSEIAKLSVEDLAKVYKIKDEKAVEEFSRWEKINNKTAKSFEALELFNGLMYRNIDRAGFDETDKKYIKENVFITTSLYGVIGAYDLIQEHRLDFLQNIKISSQSLKNFWREDYDKSIKGEKLVVSLLSSEFEEVFSKKQRDGFIRLSFMEEKEGVLKVHSTISKKARGKFLTELVKNKVSSVDEMKQIKFDGFEYNEENSDEKTLAFIAKR, encoded by the coding sequence ATGAAAATCTTAATACCAACAGCCAAAGAATTAAACAAGAAGGCTATTCCTCATAAAAAGATAAGTCTGAGCGACAAAAGTACTGAAATAGTAAGTGAAATAGCTAAATTAAGTGTGGAAGACTTGGCGAAGGTCTACAAAATCAAAGATGAGAAGGCTGTGGAAGAATTTTCTCGTTGGGAAAAAATAAATAACAAAACAGCAAAAAGTTTTGAGGCATTGGAGCTATTTAATGGTCTAATGTATAGAAATATAGATCGTGCTGGTTTTGATGAGACTGATAAGAAATATATAAAAGAAAATGTTTTTATTACAACATCTTTATATGGTGTAATAGGTGCTTATGATTTAATTCAAGAGCATAGATTAGACTTTTTACAAAATATCAAAATATCAAGTCAGTCATTGAAAAACTTCTGGCGTGAAGATTATGATAAGAGTATCAAGGGTGAAAAATTAGTCGTGTCATTACTTTCTAGTGAATTTGAAGAAGTATTTTCAAAAAAACAGAGGGATGGATTTATTAGACTTAGCTTTATGGAAGAAAAAGAAGGGGTGCTAAAAGTGCACTCTACAATATCGAAAAAAGCTAGAGGTAAGTTTTTAACTGAGCTTGTAAAAAATAAAGTTTCTTCGGTAGATGAAATGAAACAGATCAAATTTGATGGTTTCGAATATAACGAAGAGAATTCAGATGAAAAGACATTAGCTTTTATAGCGAAAAGATAA
- a CDS encoding putative holin-like toxin: MSAYEIIQTIIGINLLIVTIVGVCISALKKDNKK, from the coding sequence TTGTCTGCATATGAAATCATACAAACGATTATTGGAATTAACCTTTTGATTGTTACAATAGTTGGTGTATGCATCTCAGCATTAAAAAAAGACAATAAAAAATAA
- a CDS encoding flavin reductase family protein, translated as MKLETKTSKLYYGFPVILIGYKDKKWKYNVTACSSSYSLGDMITVGLTTDSNAVDNIKEYGEFTVNVPCQQILSKVEIAGFHSGQNKIGMADMTYDPAKYIDAPVMDECILSLECKVESTSEYGKYTNFVASIKRRVVCENLLDEEGNMKYIQFNPIYFMGDDNKRVYRYFNEASKNHGENMGCSSDEDEYNPLCG; from the coding sequence ATGAAATTAGAAACTAAAACCAGTAAGTTATATTACGGATTTCCTGTAATATTAATTGGCTATAAGGATAAAAAATGGAAGTACAATGTGACAGCTTGTAGCTCATCGTATTCATTAGGAGATATGATTACAGTTGGTCTCACAACAGATAGTAACGCTGTAGATAATATTAAAGAATATGGTGAGTTTACTGTTAACGTACCTTGTCAACAAATACTTAGTAAGGTGGAGATTGCTGGATTCCATTCAGGTCAGAATAAAATTGGCATGGCTGATATGACATATGATCCGGCAAAATATATCGATGCTCCGGTTATGGATGAATGTATATTATCGCTTGAGTGTAAAGTTGAAAGTACTTCTGAATATGGAAAATACACGAATTTTGTAGCATCTATAAAACGAAGAGTTGTTTGTGAAAATCTTCTAGATGAAGAAGGAAATATGAAATATATTCAATTCAATCCAATTTATTTTATGGGTGATGACAATAAGAGAGTATATCGTTACTTCAATGAAGCGAGCAAAAACCATGGAGAAAACATGGGTTGTTCATCAGATGAGGATGAGTATAATCCACTTTGCGGATAA
- a CDS encoding DUF6161 domain-containing protein, translated as MPKNNSSQISIFIDKYVKFKISNENYSIDYKDEEITFSELESIIESNLKYWEEKSLESEMCIEIRNIWNVWHESIKDLKNYLEEEDELTKEKLYTFIYNNITSSYKLLSEELRLYTLNIDSPTDKDSGIAMIRMFIDYYLNSWAEDDLSDAILNYVSIEKDKSQLGSYLNSRYNYNFIPALFVLNKEIRKEDLPFKDFQKEVVKPVSEKVEKIDSQINDKFKETTNLIEEKDKDIINLFDEHKNEIDEFKTKINEWRDDKEKQIETLEETYKSKLQLEAPETLWESRAAKYRIKSRWWMGGLLFFIIGLLVSSGYFVISIHDYLQGTVKEIPFISKSFIYVALISFLIYIIRIIIKIIVSSQHMSMEYEQKAALTRFYQALIQDGKEVDKEEKLIIFNALFRKTDTGLIKSDNSNDADALLSQFSKLGK; from the coding sequence ATGCCGAAAAATAATAGTTCACAGATTTCTATTTTTATTGACAAATATGTTAAGTTTAAGATTTCAAATGAGAATTACAGTATAGATTACAAGGATGAAGAGATAACATTCTCTGAACTTGAAAGTATAATTGAATCTAATCTAAAGTACTGGGAAGAAAAAAGTTTAGAATCAGAAATGTGTATAGAAATACGCAATATTTGGAATGTATGGCATGAAAGTATAAAAGATCTTAAAAATTATTTGGAAGAGGAAGATGAACTTACAAAGGAAAAACTTTATACTTTTATATACAATAATATTACAAGTAGCTATAAGTTACTATCAGAAGAGTTAAGGTTATATACATTGAATATAGATAGTCCTACAGATAAAGATAGTGGAATAGCTATGATTCGAATGTTTATTGATTATTATCTAAATAGTTGGGCAGAAGACGACTTATCTGATGCAATTTTAAATTATGTATCTATAGAAAAAGATAAGAGTCAACTGGGGAGTTATTTGAATAGTAGGTATAATTATAACTTTATTCCAGCATTATTTGTCTTGAATAAAGAGATAAGAAAAGAAGACTTACCTTTTAAAGATTTCCAAAAAGAGGTTGTGAAACCAGTAAGTGAAAAAGTAGAGAAAATAGATTCACAAATTAATGACAAATTTAAAGAAACAACTAATCTTATTGAAGAAAAAGATAAAGATATTATTAATTTATTCGATGAACATAAAAATGAAATAGATGAATTTAAGACAAAAATTAATGAGTGGAGAGATGATAAAGAAAAACAAATAGAGACATTAGAAGAGACTTACAAAAGTAAATTGCAGTTAGAGGCTCCTGAAACGTTATGGGAGAGTAGAGCAGCAAAATATAGGATAAAATCAAGATGGTGGATGGGTGGCTTATTGTTTTTTATAATAGGGTTGTTAGTATCGAGTGGTTATTTTGTTATCAGTATTCACGATTATTTGCAAGGAACAGTAAAGGAAATACCATTTATTTCAAAATCTTTTATCTATGTTGCATTAATATCCTTCTTAATATATATTATAAGAATTATTATTAAAATTATAGTTTCAAGTCAACATATGTCTATGGAATATGAACAAAAGGCAGCTTTAACAAGATTTTATCAAGCATTAATTCAAGATGGAAAAGAAGTAGATAAGGAAGAAAAATTAATAATTTTTAATGCTTTATTTAGAAAAACAGATACAGGATTAATTAAGAGTGACAACTCTAATGATGCTGATGCATTATTAAGCCAATTTTCTAAATTAGGGAAGTAG